TTCACCCTTCCGTGAGCAGCAAGACGGGCTATGAAGCGCTGCCAGCTCACTCCTCCACCGATATAGCCATCCAGCCAGAAGCTGCGGTCTTTAGCCTGCACAATCTGAGCAGGACCAATGGTGGCTGCTTTGGGTGGTACCCAGGACCAGTCTCCACTGAAAGAATGCAATGCATTCTGCATGATGGTCATAGGATGCAGCTCCACGATGCGGGGTCCAGCCTGCTTAAAAGCTTCCAGGTCATCGCCAAATTCAAAACCAAGATGTGCTTCCCAGAAGGCAATGTGACCACACCAGCCTACACCGCCATAGCAGCAGTCTGCACCACCCAGGTCAGCAATCATTTTGGCGTAGTCATTCAGAACTTCTTTGGTTGGGAAGTGAATGTTTCTTTCGGGAGGACGGAGTTTGGGGTCAATCTTTGAAAAGAAACCGTCCCACATGGCTTTCTGGAAAGAACCTGGCCAGGTGGGAGGAGCCGTGTTGCCTTCCTCGTCAGCGTACTCATCCATGTTGAAGGTGTACACGTGGTCCATGGGAATGCGCAACCTGTTAATCATCTCTGTAGCAATGGGGTACTGAGGCATGGGGCCAACTGGTAGAATGAGTACCAGCTTTTGATTTTTTTCACGAGCCTCCACAATGCGAGTGACGATGTCCAGAGCGAACTGGAAATAGAAATCTTCTTTGTTCTCGATGATGCGGATTTTGAAGTCAGGGTTGGGATGCTTGGTGATTTCTTCTTTGGTTATTTTTCTAACTCGCTCACATTCTTCCCGATCCTGAAAGGGGATAAACTTGGCTAAAGAGTAACGGAAAATGGTCAACCAAAAGCACCTCCTCAGCATACCAACATTGTGGACTAATATACAACATTATTGGATGACAAATGATGATTCTTCGAAAAACCAGGTCGGACCAAGTTCACAACAAACTTGTAGCGGTCAGCCCGATACAAAAATTCAACATACTCGATAGGAGAATCCGTTTCATCAAAGGTTATCCGTGTACAGAAAAGACCCGGGAACCCTTCAGGAACTTTCAAAAGTGCAGCTTCTTCCTTTTCGATTAGAACCGATTCTAATGTCTGTCTTGCCCAAACAACAGGTTTAGAAATGAAAGTATTCAATATATAACACAGGTCTTTTTCTTCAAGTTCTGCAACACTGGTCCCAAGAAAGTCTTTAAAAAGATTGAATGGCAGAAACACCTTTCTCAAACAAATGGGTTGATCATCAGCAAACAGTAATTGTTCTACAAATATTACACGACTATTTTCTTCAGTAAGTCTAAGATGCTTCGCTATTTGTGAGTTAGCTTCTACAAGAGAACGTCTTAGCAATTTACTCCCTGGCTTCAGCCCACGAGACAACATATCCTCGGTGAAAGTAACCAAATGGCCAAGTTTTTCAACAATCTTAGATTTCGAAACAAAAGTTCCCTTCCCCGGTACCTTCTGTAGATAACCCTCCCGCGCCAGGTCTTCAATCGCCCTCCTGACAGTAATCCGACTTATACCAAACTTTTCGCACAACTCAGATTCAGAGTAAATCCTATCACCCGGCTTAATATCCCCCCTCTCGATCATTTCCAAAATTAATCTCTTAAGTTGCACATGCAACGGTATAGGAGAGGACTTTCTTATATCAAGAGACATAAAAACACTCCTTATTCCAATCTAATATTCTAATAAACTCCCTACGATATACCTTACTTTATGTTTCTAATTAACTCTAAATAAGGCTTAAAGTCAAATTTAGGCCTGGCCTCGAAAGAAAGAAAAAGTTCAACAAAGAAGTTTTCCTCCACTTTCTTCTTTAATCTTTGGCTTACCAGGTCAGAAATAATTGCAGCCTGACTTCTGTATTCAGAAAGGGCCTCGACCACCTTGTCCTCCAGCTCTTTGGACACAACGATAGCTTTATTAGCACTGATAGCGGGGTCTTGCCCTGCACAAAGAGCGTGAAAAGGAGAAAATTTTCCCCATACTGAATACTCAAGATAGCTCTTAATGGGAAACTCGAGCTTTCCATAATCGGGCATAATAGGATCACCAGCCTGTGGACCATCCCAAGCTCCCATCAGGTAAGTAGCCTCATGGTCAGCATGTTCCCTATAGGGATTAGGCAACAATAGTCTAGTAGTTTTCAGCTCCCTAAGAATTCTAATGGTCTTTTCAAATGTCCCAAATCCACCCCAGGGCATCTTCCAACCGAGATTAGGCCTAAGGCTGAAATCAGGAAAATCTAATCTTATTATATGCTCCATACCAACACCAACCTTAGCGTAAGCCCTAATTGTTTCTTCCTTTCTAATTTCCACAATTCTCTCTTTTTCATCAAGAGTGGTATAACCTCCACAACCATTGCAAGCAATCACCACATACACTTGAGCACCAAATTCTCTAACTACCTGTAACAAGTATCCAGCTCCCAGTAAAGCATCATCATCATGTGGTGAAAATATAACAATAACCTCTCCATCAGACCAGGAAGGAAAGATTGTTTCAATGTTCTGTGACTTTTCTCTTTTCCAGAGATCGTAAAAGAAAACTCCTTTCATTTTTCTCCCTCCGATTTATTGTGATTTACTATAAAGTTGTTGACAACTATTATAACCTATTATATCCTATGCTTAAATATTAAAATATGAAAGGAGGAGTTTTATGTCTAATCAAAAATCATTCCTGGATATTTGTATTGATTTCCTGCAAAAAATCGAAAAAGAACAAGCAGAAAACTTTAAAAAAGCGGGTCAAGCCATAGGCGATGCAATCATGGCAGGGAAACTTGTTCATGTTGTCGGTACCGGAGGTCACACCTGTCTTCCAGCATACGACATGTTTTACCGTGCAGGTGGACTTGTACCAGTAAATCTTATAATACCAATTGGAGCACTTTACGGAGCAAGCGGTGCACTTCATGGTATGCGCATTGAAAGATGTCCCGGCTATATGAACAGAGTAATTGACTATTACAAGGTTGGCCCAGGAGATGTAGCAATCATTTTCAACAACATCGGAGTCAACGCTGCTACAATCGATGCCGCTTTAGAATGCAAAGCAAAAGGCGCCTACACTATAGGAGTGGGCGGTTCTCCCTGGCAAAAAGAAATCCCCCTCGACCACTATACTCGCCATCCAAGTAAGAAAAATCTGATGGACATTGTAGACCTGTTCATTGATGATTACAATCCTGTAGGAGACGCTGTTATTGAACTCGAAGGCTTTGATCGTCCCATAGCACCTATATCCCAGGTGACTGACTCATACATAGTACGAAGAATCGAAATAGAAGCTTGTAAGTACATGCTTAGTAAAGGTTTCAAGCCGCCCGTCTGGATGAGCGCCAACAGAGTCGGAGGAGACGAAGCAAACGCTCGTTACCAGGAAGAATATTATCATCGTATCAAAAACCTGTAAAAAGATTATAATCCGGCTAAATGCCGGACAAAAAGGAGGGTTAACACAATGAAAAAAAGTTTATTGGTTGTGCTATGCCTAATGGGATTACTTTTTGTAACCACCGCTTCTTCTGTCGCCCAGGAAAAAATTGAGATAACTTTTTGGCACCACGAAGCCCCGGCACACCGTGTAGCTGCCTTTCAAAAAGTGATAGACCTGTTTGTAAAAGAAAACCCTGATGTGGAGATCAACCAAGAAGTTGTCATGTGGGGTGATGCATGGGTTAAAACACTTTCTGCGATGGAAGCAGGAACACTTCCCGATTTCCAATTCTCAATACCTGATTTGTTGCTTACCATGTATAAAGCAGGAGCAGTAGCACCGGTAACAGACCTGGTAAATGAAATCGATGAAAAATACCAATTCTTCCCAAACCAGAGGAATATATACGCTCACGACGGAGAATACTGGGGTGTGCCCATATTTACTATGGTAATGCTTCTCACATATCGCCCCAGCTTCTTTGAAGAGTATCTGGGTACCAAGGAACCTCCAAAAACTTGGGACGAAGCTTTAGAATATGCCAAAAAAATCACCGAAGCTTCTGAGGAAGAAGTATACGGTATAGGAATAGGTGGAGCAAAAAATCTTATGACTGATGAGCAAGCTTACATTTTCCTTGCAAGTGCTGGAGCAAGGTTCTTTGATGAAAACGGCAGAGTTATTTTTAACAACCCAAAAACTATAGAAGCCCTAAAACTATACAAAGAATTTTTCCAATACGCTCCCCCTGGGGCAGAAGCTTGGTCCTGGGGAGAAATTGAACTTAATATAGCTGCAGGTACCATAGCCATGTCACCCTACTTCCCATCAGTACAGAAAAGATTCCATGAAGAATTCGATAGCAACGATTACGACGCAGCCCATATTCCTTACTTCAAAGATAGAAAAGAACGCGGCACCATAACGTATCCAAACGAAATTCATATTTACAAAGACACCCTTAAAAATGGTGAAAAACACATGAACGCAATCAAAAACTTCATAAAGTTCATGATGCGCCCCGAAATCAATGCTATCTTAACCGCGGAACAGGAGCCGGGTGGTTTCTTCCCAACCACAGTCGCTGCTTCCCAAGCCAAGGAATACTGGGAAAACCCCATAGTAAAGAGATTCGAAAATATCCACAAAGTAGCCTTCGAGGCACTGCAAGAATATGCAACCCTTTATGGCTTCGAATATGGTAAATGGGTCAATCTGGGCATAGGAGATATCACAGGTGCCGACGTACTAGCAGAAGTGGTAAATAAGGTAGTCAGCGGGCAAATGAGTGTTGAAGAAGCAGTAGCTTGGGGTCACCAGGAAATGGAAAAATATTCTGTGCCAGTATCTCAGTAATTAAAATTAATATTTGTGTAAATATTTACATGGCATCTGCCCCTGTCGGCACTTAGTGCCGACAGGGGCAGCAACGAGGGGGAAACAAATTGGGAAAAAAGTCCTCAAGAGGATTGCGGCAATATTTACCACTATTACCTCTTTTGGCTCTTTTGATTTTCGTTTTTGCCTACCCATGCATATCAGCCTTTCTTTTGGCTTTTCAAGATATTTCTTTTGGTGAAGCTTCGGGAAATTACGTCGGTTTAAAAAATTTCGCGGGACTATTAGAAAATCAAGTATTTATTAACTCGTTAACCAGAAGTTTTGTCTGGGCCATCGGCAACCTCGTAATTCAGCTATCAATCCCTATGGGAATCGCTTTGCTCTTAAATAGAAGGATGAAAGGAATAAATCTGGCCAGATCGCTAATTATGCTACCCTGGATAGTTCCCTCGGTAGCAATCGCAATTTGCATGCGCTGGATGCTACTTCCAAGAATTGGCATAATTAATGAGTTCCTCCTTTTTGCCAAAATCATCCAAAAACCCGTTCACTTTCTTGGTAACTCTTCTACAGCCATGCCCTTTTTAATACTTCTTAATTCATGGAAATTCATGCCCTTTGGAACCCTGTTAATCCTGGCAGCACTACAAAGCATCCCAGAAAGTGTTTTCGAAGCAGCAGCAGTAGATGGAGCAAGAAGCTTCCAGCAGTTTCGTTACATAACTTTCCCCTTACTGGGATCAATGATATGGTTCGTTGGTTTCCTGGCATTCGCTTGGAATTTCAATACCTTTGACCTAATCTGGTTAACGACTCAAGGAGGGCCAGGAAACGCTACACAGACTTTACCAGTCTTGATTTATAGAACAGCCTTTAAGGTATTCCGTCTTGGGGAAGCTTCTGCCATATCAGTTTTTATCGTGTTTCTACTTTTAATAATAGGGGTACTATACCTTAAGCTCCTTGCCCCAAAAGGCGACTAAAGAAAGGAGAAGGAATAGTGAAAAGCTGCGAAAGACTAAAGTCAGCCATCAGTAAAAAGCTCCCAGACAGAGTACCACTGGATTTGGGAAGCAGTATAACTGGTTTAACTCTGTTTGCTGCCAAAAAATTGTGCAACCTGCTCGGTATCAAAGAAGATCTGAAAATAATTGTAAAACCCTTGCAACTTATTGAGCCTCCGGAGGAAATACTCATTAGATTGCACATTGATACAAGATACGTAAGACCTACTTTACCTAATCAAGAGACTTTTGAAGAAGAATACATAGACGAATGGGGTATACGCTGGAGACTTGCCTCAAATGGATTTTATTATGACATAGTTGAACATCCTCTAAAAGAAGGTACGCTTGAGGAGATAGAAAAATTTGATTGGCCGGAGCCAAGGCAAAAAGAGCTTTTTTCTGGTTTAAGAGAAAGATGTGAATACCTACATCGCCATACAGATTATGCCATTATTGGCGATCCGTTAAGTCCAGCCTTATTTGAGCCAGCTTGGTACTTACGTGGCATGGAAAATTTCTTAGTAGACCTCATCCAAAACAGAAAATACGCGGAACGTCTACTAGACACTCTATTGGAGTTTAAAATTCAATTCTTTGACGAATTTCTCAAACAAGCAGGAGACTATATCCAGGTCATTATGCTTGGTGATGACCTGGGAACACAAAAAGCTCCGCTCCTCTCACCAAAGCTATACCAGGAAGTCGTAAAACCACGTCACAAAAATTTATTCTCCTTCATAAAGAGCCGTACCGAAGCAAAAATATTTCTACACTCCTGTGGAGCTATTGAACCCTTGATACCACAGCTGATCGATGCTGGAGTAGAAATACTGCATCCACTCCAACCTTTAGCCCATGGAATGAACCATCAAAAAATCAAGGAAAAATATGGAGATAAGCTTTGCTTTTGGGGAGGTATTGATATTCAATCTGCCCTTCCAGGCTCGAAAGAAGAAGTCAGACT
This portion of the Thermatribacter velox genome encodes:
- a CDS encoding 6-phosphogluconolactonase, whose product is MTIFRYSLAKFIPFQDREECERVRKITKEEITKHPNPDFKIRIIENKEDFYFQFALDIVTRIVEAREKNQKLVLILPVGPMPQYPIATEMINRLRIPMDHVYTFNMDEYADEEGNTAPPTWPGSFQKAMWDGFFSKIDPKLRPPERNIHFPTKEVLNDYAKMIADLGGADCCYGGVGWCGHIAFWEAHLGFEFGDDLEAFKQAGPRIVELHPMTIMQNALHSFSGDWSWVPPKAATIGPAQIVQAKDRSFWLDGYIGGGVSWQRFIARLAAHGRVNTLVPASILQTLPGTYTMLGGVADNVEIHMS
- a CDS encoding GntR family transcriptional regulator, which encodes MSLDIRKSSPIPLHVQLKRLILEMIERGDIKPGDRIYSESELCEKFGISRITVRRAIEDLAREGYLQKVPGKGTFVSKSKIVEKLGHLVTFTEDMLSRGLKPGSKLLRRSLVEANSQIAKHLRLTEENSRVIFVEQLLFADDQPICLRKVFLPFNLFKDFLGTSVAELEEKDLCYILNTFISKPVVWARQTLESVLIEKEEAALLKVPEGFPGLFCTRITFDETDSPIEYVEFLYRADRYKFVVNLVRPGFSKNHHLSSNNVVY
- a CDS encoding PIG-L deacetylase family protein, encoding MKGVFFYDLWKREKSQNIETIFPSWSDGEVIVIFSPHDDDALLGAGYLLQVVREFGAQVYVVIACNGCGGYTTLDEKERIVEIRKEETIRAYAKVGVGMEHIIRLDFPDFSLRPNLGWKMPWGGFGTFEKTIRILRELKTTRLLLPNPYREHADHEATYLMGAWDGPQAGDPIMPDYGKLEFPIKSYLEYSVWGKFSPFHALCAGQDPAISANKAIVVSKELEDKVVEALSEYRSQAAIISDLVSQRLKKKVEENFFVELFLSFEARPKFDFKPYLELIRNIK
- a CDS encoding sugar isomerase domain-containing protein, whose translation is MSNQKSFLDICIDFLQKIEKEQAENFKKAGQAIGDAIMAGKLVHVVGTGGHTCLPAYDMFYRAGGLVPVNLIIPIGALYGASGALHGMRIERCPGYMNRVIDYYKVGPGDVAIIFNNIGVNAATIDAALECKAKGAYTIGVGGSPWQKEIPLDHYTRHPSKKNLMDIVDLFIDDYNPVGDAVIELEGFDRPIAPISQVTDSYIVRRIEIEACKYMLSKGFKPPVWMSANRVGGDEANARYQEEYYHRIKNL
- a CDS encoding ABC transporter substrate-binding protein, translating into MKKSLLVVLCLMGLLFVTTASSVAQEKIEITFWHHEAPAHRVAAFQKVIDLFVKENPDVEINQEVVMWGDAWVKTLSAMEAGTLPDFQFSIPDLLLTMYKAGAVAPVTDLVNEIDEKYQFFPNQRNIYAHDGEYWGVPIFTMVMLLTYRPSFFEEYLGTKEPPKTWDEALEYAKKITEASEEEVYGIGIGGAKNLMTDEQAYIFLASAGARFFDENGRVIFNNPKTIEALKLYKEFFQYAPPGAEAWSWGEIELNIAAGTIAMSPYFPSVQKRFHEEFDSNDYDAAHIPYFKDRKERGTITYPNEIHIYKDTLKNGEKHMNAIKNFIKFMMRPEINAILTAEQEPGGFFPTTVAASQAKEYWENPIVKRFENIHKVAFEALQEYATLYGFEYGKWVNLGIGDITGADVLAEVVNKVVSGQMSVEEAVAWGHQEMEKYSVPVSQ
- a CDS encoding carbohydrate ABC transporter permease, with the protein product MKGINLARSLIMLPWIVPSVAIAICMRWMLLPRIGIINEFLLFAKIIQKPVHFLGNSSTAMPFLILLNSWKFMPFGTLLILAALQSIPESVFEAAAVDGARSFQQFRYITFPLLGSMIWFVGFLAFAWNFNTFDLIWLTTQGGPGNATQTLPVLIYRTAFKVFRLGEASAISVFIVFLLLIIGVLYLKLLAPKGD
- a CDS encoding uroporphyrinogen decarboxylase family protein; this translates as MKSCERLKSAISKKLPDRVPLDLGSSITGLTLFAAKKLCNLLGIKEDLKIIVKPLQLIEPPEEILIRLHIDTRYVRPTLPNQETFEEEYIDEWGIRWRLASNGFYYDIVEHPLKEGTLEEIEKFDWPEPRQKELFSGLRERCEYLHRHTDYAIIGDPLSPALFEPAWYLRGMENFLVDLIQNRKYAERLLDTLLEFKIQFFDEFLKQAGDYIQVIMLGDDLGTQKAPLLSPKLYQEVVKPRHKNLFSFIKSRTEAKIFLHSCGAIEPLIPQLIDAGVEILHPLQPLAHGMNHQKIKEKYGDKLCFWGGIDIQSALPGSKEEVRLEVERRIKLLGKNGGYVMSPAHNIQPDTPPENILEMFDYALEVGKYQEERE